The following coding sequences lie in one Arachis ipaensis cultivar K30076 chromosome B03, Araip1.1, whole genome shotgun sequence genomic window:
- the LOC107634124 gene encoding RING-H2 finger protein ATL57, which translates to MLLQKLLIFVILTRERYTYMMMMMEFQNRRVLLLLNKDVPISSPPPPQPPASSSPVMAMYGSSSLQVPARPIFSSNVAYAFIILLTTLFFLAFILLFLRQFSSSGSRSRCSEETTEKWALPTVAYSRGKRKVKEQEEECVICLEELREGETVKMIPHCKHVFHPNCIDTWLLTHVTCPVCRCPKVCEEEEENDEGETRIRREVVEIQLQESQTERAVSSDERREVTGLRRSLSF; encoded by the exons ATGCTCCTTCAAAAGTTACTAATCTTCGTTATCCTCACAAG AGAAAGATACACatacatgatgatgatgatggaattCCAGAACCGCAGAGTGCTACTACTCCTCAACAAGGATGTTCCAATATCTTCACCGCCGCCGCCGCAGCCGCCAGCGTCGTCATCACCGGTGATGGCGATGTATGGATCATCGTCATTGCAAGTACCAGCTCGTCCGATCTTCAGTTCAAACGTAGCCTACGCCTTCATCATCCTCCTCACCACGCTGTTCTTCCTGGCCTTCATCCTCCTCTTCCTCCGCCAATTCTCGTCGTCCGGCAGCAGAAGCCGTTGCTCGGAGGAAACGACGGAGAAGTGGGCGCTGCCGACAGTTGCGTACAGTAGGGGGAAGAGGAAGGTGAAAGAGCAGGAAGAGGAGTGCGTGATATGTTTGGAAGAGCTTCGCGAGGGTGAAACGGTAAAAATGATACCTCACTGCAAGCACGTGTTCCATCCTAACTGCATTGACACGTGGCTCCTCACTCACGTGACATGCCCCGTGTGCAGATGCCCCAAGGtttgtgaagaagaagaagagaatgatgAGGGAGAAACAAGAATAAGAAGAGAGGTAGTTGAAATTCAGTTACAAGAGTCTCAAACTGAAAGAGCGGTGAGTAGTGATGAGAGAAGAGAAGTAACTGGGTTGAGGAGATCACTCAGCTTCTGA